ATTTACGGaaccgtctcacccgcaaagccctctgcatcacatgtgatcccactcacccatcacacagcttcttgagCTATAACTGCATGATCAGGACAAATGAAGAAGAGTTTCAGATCCAAAGATTTTCTCCACGTAAGTGTTAATAATTTAACAAAGTAATTAAGGCTGTTCCCAGTGGTGTAATAATTTTAACCAAATTCTCTGATCCTACAAAATCTCCTCCTTTTTTGACAAATGTTTTAATAACAGTTTTATAAGAAACTCCTTTAATGTTGGATCAAGTCCTCCATGTAAATCAAAATGGCTTAAACCCCACTGTATATCTTCGCACAGCGTTTGGACTTCACcatataaaaatgtcattttttaataaagtaaaagaaGTACTTTACAAAATTATTCACAGATGTTATACTGTAAATGTAGCTGTTATCACATACATTTGTGATAAATGTACCTTTTTGTAATATATCTGCTCAAGATATTGAACATTTCATTTTCCATTGCCTTTTTGGGTTGACTTTaaaatagacataaaaaaaattaaaaaataaataaaaataaacaaagccCTTAATTTAGAACCTCATgatattttactttgttttcaaaacccatcttttttcTGATAAACAGCTTTATATTATTCATCTGTTAATTATCTTAGCAAAGTTTTATATTCATAAGTCAAAAGTAATTCAAAAGGAACCATCAAATATGACATTTTGTAACACTGATCTTAATATATGTTTAAACTCTTTTTAATAAGAGATCACAAAATAAgaagtttttaaaaacaataaacattcTAAAGCTTTTCAAATTTATATCACTGCCCTAATGtatgtataactttttttatccagtttttttttattttttttattttctatatatatatatatatatagtatatatacagtatatatatcttTGTATTCATTTGGCTTtgtgttgttgctgctgttgttctgtTTTGCATGTTTGCCTTTGTGTGATGGAACTGAATAAagggaaaacttaaaaaaaaaaagggttgtggagtaatttaaaatatatttattttactttatttgtaaggAAGAACTTTTGCAGTATGGACTGTATAATGTTCcaatttaaatgatcaaaaaggCTGCTCCGGTGTGAACCTGCAGGAGTTTGCAAAAAGTGATGATGTGGGCGGAGTCTATCTGGTGGCAAAATATTACAGTGTTAAAGAATaccaaaaatatgaataaattaataaaaataattttgacaaGTAATGTTGAGTTTATAtttgacttttttctcgcaattctgagaattcCCTCACAATTCTGGTAACACAATCTCTGTATAAAACACTCCAGTTGATGAGTTCCTGAACATGATGAATGATGGAATTTGCTTAGTCTCAATTATTGCTCTGAACAGTGTGGATCTGTGCATTAAGGGAACTGGGCTTTGCAGTCCTGGGTCATTCTTGTGCACTTTCTTCCTGTCGCATGCACACACTCTTAACATGCATTGAATGGTTTGTGAGATATACTGTATgccatctgaacagattttaagTTAACTGATCGACTTGATTAAACAGAGCAAACATACATCAGTGTTGTACACTTTCTCTGTTGAGAAGTAGTAGTTTTCCATTCATTGTGCTTCAGTATAATACTTGTTGAACTACAGATAAAATCAGACTGAGTAACAACAAAGTTATTTGCTCACTTTACCACCACTTTATTTCCTGCTTCCTTTGTCTCTTCAGCTAAAAGACTTTACTTCCTGTTGACTAGTATTTGGATATCAAGCCCAAAATTGTGGCAAAGATTAGTCAAGTATGTAACAATTTAGTAACAAATGAACTAATGTTTTATATCATACATGAtttacattgttttgttttgatatggAACCTATTATCAATCTGTGGTTACAACTGTGATTACTGTGCTTGTTGTCCAATCAGAAACATCCATTATGATGTCATTgtttgtaattattaattataatgtaaatgtaccTTGAAGAACATTGCAAAAGTACATCTGTAAAAAGGTTTCTACTCAAATTCACAACGGTAAACTTGTAGAGATTATTTATAGTTTAGGTGTTGCATCAGACTAAGTGAGAACTGTCAGTTTAACGTTATTCCGTCTTCGCACAGCTTGTGTTACTTCCAGTGAGAAGAAGGTCCAGCTATTACAACATAGTGTGTAGAACCTGTAATCAAAAGCTATCTTACCAGCTTGTTGAGCAAGAAAAAGGTATTTTCTGAGTCAAATACAAGTTGTGTTACAGGCTCGTTCCCTTTTTGCTTGTAAGCTCTTCTCTGAACTATTAAAACTATTAGTTTTTTTAGATTAGAAATCACATCAGACTTAAATagggtgtttttattttatttatctgctTCTGTGTTACATTTAAGGCATTCAGCAGATGCCCAGAACAGAGTGACATTAAAAGTGTCAATGAAAGACGACAGATGGATCGTACACAAATGACTCTTtagtgtcagtgagtgagtgggtCTAAGTTTAGTTGACAGAGATCAGTCCGGGACTGAAGACTGGGAAGTTGCTTTGGAGAAAATGATAGATACAGCTATAGGAAACCAGTTTGTGTGCACTCACTGGACCGAGTTCTTTCTAGCTTCCTCGAAGCTTATGGAGAGACTGACTGTTCCACTTCCAAAGCTCACCCTTGGTTTCTGACTATGTCTCCGCGTAGAGGGGGAATCCATTTCATTGCCATTGGTCTTCAGGCTGATTGACGAAGAGGGCGAGGAGGCAGAGGACCCACCCACGCTGCCTGACCTCTTCCTGGAGCTAGAACTGTGTCGCAGTGTCGCTTTCGCTGCTGCTTTGAAAGCATGAGCTGCTGTGCTACAACGAACCTCCTCAATCGTGTTCCTGGATGGTTTCAGGAGGATGATGTAGACCTTGTTGAAAAAGATACAGGCGAGCAGACTGAAGCTGGAAGCTAGAATTGCAATGACCTCGACCGCCGAGACAAATTTGCCATACGTGCTGAAGTACGCGGGGATGAAGGAGATCCAAACGATGAAAAAAATGAGCATGCTAAATGTGATGAACTTGGCCTCCGTGAAGTTTTCAGGAAGTTTCCGTGACTTGAAGGCAAAGAAGAAACAAACGGCCGCCAGCAGGCACGTATAACCGATCAGGAATCCCAACGCCATCATGGAGCCCTCGTTACAGGTGATAAAGATGATCTCGTCGATGTCGTAGTTCTTGTAACTCCCTGGTGGAGCATTGTACAACCAAACCAGGCTTATCATCACCTGCACAAACGTGAACAGGAACACCAGTAAGAACTGCAGGTTCAGTCCCCACCATTTCCGATGGAGGCTGGTGGGGATTTTGGCTTCGAACACCAGTAGGACACGATTGGTTTTCACTAGAATGCAAGAGATGCATAATACAAAGCTGATTCCGAAAGCTGGTTGCCGTACACGGCACGTCCAGTCCTGTGGTTCTCCTATGAATATAAGAGAGCTGGAGAAACAGCAGATGAGTGAGAAAAGCAGAAGAAACGACAGCTCTCGATTGGATGCTTTCACAATCGGAGTATCACGGTATTGCACAAAAACACCCAACACGAAAGCTGTTAACAGAACCCCGAGAACTGCAAGTAAGGTCAGAGCGATCCCAAACGGTTCGGTCCAGGACAGAAACTCGATCTCCTTCAGAAAGCAGGATGTGTGATTGCCGTTAGACCAGGAGTTGTTCGGGCATTTAGAGCAAACACTGGCATCTGTGGAGAAGAGAAACAGAAAAAGTATTACAATAGCACTCAACTGTACAATACGTACTCAAATCTTAATATAAGTCAATTACGCTTTTTTTACATCCCTTAGATGATGGATAAATAGACTAGGTGTAAACGGTATAACATTAAGGaaattgtgtgtgtggggggaggggggagcaaaCGAGAGGGATAAAGAAAGGTTTTTCAATGAGGATTGATTCATTTAAAGATTTAACAATGAGGAATATAGTCTTCGCATTTATTAACAGTTTCCCCACCAgcattgttaattttattttttagtcactacaagtagggctgcacaattttgaTAAAAATCATAAATGTTGATTATTCCCCTGAAATAGAAATTGCGATTATTACACATCATATAatcacaatttacactgaatgatgttaataacattgtttgaagcaactgcatgccatatttaaaaaataaagtaaactagcTGAAATTACACTAACTGAAACCTTGTATTGCTTTTCAAATCTGAGCTATACATCAGATTGGTTTCTTAAGTAAAAATATGCATGGTATCATAATTTTATACTAAAACACAAATTTAAACAACGGAAACACCCTTCAGATAAGCTGTAGAAAGAAAAACATATCTTGAGCATTAACGATTAATTGCCACTTTGAACatttacgtaattgtggcatctgtaatttgattaattgtgcagccctaactgccaacatttttatattttgttgtattaatatctgaacatacaataTGTCAAAATGAAAAACACTGCATCtgctttataaaaagaaaaagaaaaaaaagtttaatacatttgttacacTTTACAAACTTtataatcacgggaagaaggatgcgggaaccggcggacaatcaaattaagctttaataatcaaataaacataaaacagcgcgACAGACCCTCGCGGACAACTGTCGCGCACAaaccaaaaccaaacacaaaataaagcccagtgAATAAAATGATGAATGATGGAATTTGCTTAGTCTCAATTATTGCTCTGAACAGTGTGGATCTGTGCATTAAGGGAACTGGGCTTTGCAGTCCTGGGTCATTCTTGTGCACTTCCTTCCTGTCGCATGCACACACTCTTAACATGCATTGAATGGTTTGTGAGATATACTGTATgccatctgaacagattttaagTTAACTGATCGACTTGATTAAACAGAGCAAACATACATCAGTGTTGTACACTTTCTCTGTTGAGAAGTAGTAGTTTTCCATTCATTGTGCTTCAGTATAATACTTGTTGAACTACAGATAAAATCAGACTGAGTAACAACAAAGTTATTTGCTCACTTTACCACCACTTTATTTCCTGCTTCATTTGCCTCTTCAGCTAAAAGAAGAATTTACTTCCTGTTGACTAGTATTTGGATATTTGCATCTgcattttaaaaagaaacaaataaaagaaaagttttatgcatttttaaacgTTTCATTAAACAAAGAgaccttctttttttttgtccaagaCTACATTTGGATCTTATTCAGAACTCTAATGAAAACAGAGATGCAGTAAATCGCTTCCATCAACACCCTTGCACAGTCCTATACCATTTCCTGAATCCTGGATCATCATTTTATTTGTTATGTTATTTTGATTTGTATGCTGTTAAATACTTGTTGATCGTGTTATTTTACATATGCATCTGCTCATATATGCTATCACATGTTTCTACTTCTTCGCCCGTGTTTTGATCCGGAGATTCAGTActctttcagaagatgtgtaatagcgcctcctacagtataacagtgaaaacacagaaagacagaaaattCCATCAGTGCTGCATCATAAATGATGGAAAATTCTGTCAATAGCGAGGAAAGagttcatctttgttcatgtttgttaATGAAATGCAGTAGTTGATTGATTTTGCATTGTGCACtaactaatattaacagatacaacttaaATTGTATAATGTCAGGAGAGACACCTTGctgcagacttcagttccaaCCCTCTCTAAAACCAGCCTGTATTTTTTTTCTAGTAATCCCGAACAGCTGGATTATCTGGTAACCattcaggagcaggattggacacctccTCTAAGTCTTGAATCAAGTATACTTGTTGCTAATTCATATATTTGCTAACCTTTATGATCACTGTACTCCCCATCTGAGCACTCCGTACACTCGAAGCAGCATGTGGGTTCGCCATCAATAATTCCTTTCCTGGTTCCAGGATCACACTCCTCACTACAGTTGGAAAATGGTACCTGGTAGAGAAAAGGGAAAGAAGGTATTGTCTCTGATATGATCCTTTGGGTACTCCATTAAGTTAAAGGGTTCcatatgctttttcactttttagaTAGTGTGTAATGTTTCTGTTCAAGCATAAAAAAGGGAGATATACAGAAAACATTTTTCAAGAACTACAACAAATGGCTTGTTCTGACTATAATCAGCCTTAAGGACTTGATTAGCTGCATCATGTGTGTTTAGTTAGGGTTGACACCCCTGGAACAGAGTCAATGGTGCAGAACACACTATGACTGACACTCAAAAAACACCCTGACATTGCCCAACCGTCAACTTGGTGTGTGACAggctttaaccacttcagctgttattttgattttttgagaattaggcatatgcaatattggacccactggtgggtccccagagttgatgtggttaagagCCAAGCAATCTGGATACTGTGTGGTCTATGCTTACTCACCTCAGTTAGACGGCCGTTccacagtatttttgtcttgtcaaTGGAAAGTTTGGCTCCGTTCTTGTTATGTATACTGTAATAACCAACCTCCTTAAACACAACAGAGCCATCTTCAGGTGATCGATGCCAGTTTATAATGGTATAATTTGCTGAGAGCTCACTGCCATTGTCAAAGCGCACCCTCTCCCCAATGCGGTTTATGAAGTTTAGGTGTCTCAGTTGTTTCAGAACCTTTTAGAATGAAAAGAGGCATTTCGTTAATATCCTAGAAAACCAAGAAGAGCAGAAGGGAACCTTCTGGAATACCTCCACAGGAAATTATTAGGTATAATCAACCAACCTGCCATGCTTCTACTTTCCTAATGTCTGCACAAGAGCCATTAGCAAACAATCCTTTTCCAGGTGTGCAGGTAAGTATGTCCTGAAGTGCCTGTGCTATGGCATAAACAGCCACATAAACATTGTAAGAAATCCGTAGGTGTGTGTAGTCCAGGTACGGCGTCTCCACACTTGCAATATCCTCTTCACCAGTGCACAGAGGTCTGAAACTTGTACTTCCATTTTCACTGTCCTCATTCCTTGGACTGTCTTCAAGATAGCAGTTAAAAGTCTCCTCCCAAAATTCTCGCACAAACTCATTATGACTGGACTTCTTTGGATGCACCTCCTGTAGGAATTCTTTGAAGCCGGGTATATGGCCAGCCCTCAGCGCAAAGCCAATCGTTCCTCCCATGACATCGAGGTACTCTGGCTTGGCAACCAGGCTAGAGATGGCCCATGCCTCACTCGCCAACCAAATGCGATCGGTGACGTTTCGCCTCACCATCTCTTTAACGAGTGGCTCGATGTCCGGTCCGCTAGCGAACACAGCGATGACTTTAGCGGTTGAATTCTCGATGCGGTCTGCCAAGCGGCGGATCTCAGCTTCATCGATGTATTGGGAAATTAAAACATTGAGATCGATGCAGATGTCCCTATGAAACATTTCATTCTCAAACTTTTCGATCCCTGGACGGCCATATTCATCGTCCGAGGCGATGGCAATCACCCAGTTCCACTGGAAGTGGTCAATGATGGCAGCCATGGCTATAGCCTGATACTCATCTGTGGGGATGGTTCTCATGAACGATTTGTACTGATTCTTGTTGCTCAAAAGTCGACTAGATGAAGCATAGCTGATCTGAAAAACAGgcaattttgttcagtgtatttttCCCATGCAGCACTTAAAATGATAACTTACAGTGATCATATCTGTCAAGCTCCCAAAAGGACAAAAAACATTTAGCATAGCCAATGGAAATATCCCCCTAAAAAGTGCATTCTATCTATTTGTGTCTCGAGATTAAATTccaattacaatatatttttaaaggctGTTTTCCCAAAATGAGGGAAAATTGTATTCTTATCTATATTCTTAAGTTTTTAGAGAGGGGTTTCATATATTATTTGCctgatttaaataacattttatttctaaacCCAGGTGAAAGcattattctcattattattattactatggattactccatttacatttttttttattccaattttTATTCAATTTGATCAAATTCATCAAAATGAAACAATGGCTGTATCCACTCTccagatttctgttctggaaatgtatgcaaattagtggATATTTAAATAAACCatgtaatttgcatatttaatcacaacatttaaaaaaactcgCAATACAAAACAATACTGCTAttgaaatacaaaacaacagtTCTGTgtgattaatcaaataaatatattttttttacacctgTGGTGTCTTGCTTAAAGATGAGTTTCATACAGCTGCTGTCTTAGaaacattcaaaattattttCCTTATGCTACAATTATCAAGCATAATTCACATTCACGATTTCATTCAGTGATGGTTTGGAAATTGCGGAACAACCTGAGGAATGTAGAAGAGGCCCAGAAGGTCAGCCACGGCTGTAGAGACTGCAGATCCAGATGCTCCAACCACTGCGATGGTTGATGGGATGTTCCCTGTGCAGTTACAGAACTCATCCAAGTTGAGTGAATCGATCTTATTCTGTGCAACAAAGCTGAGCGACGCCTCCAGGGCTTTCGAGACAGTGTTACATGTGTCAAATATACGGTAGCCAAGCGTGATATTTGGAAGAAAAGCAGAGCTGTTGTTGATTTCCTCTATAGCAAAGATCATAGACTGTAGCCAACGGAATCCACGAAAGTTATATCTGAAAAAGAAAGGCTAGCTCAATAAGAACTCACACTCTGGGTCAAGTTCATCATTTTGTCAAGTCGAACAGTCCTTAATTAGAACTGACTAGAAATTAATGTGACAcgaaaaaaaatatgattgtttaattaatgtttaattcaatgtattaCTTGATgacgtttctttgtaattatttactaGCAGTTTTATTAGTGAAAATAATTTCTATACCAAATTTGCTTTAGTGTAAGTTGTACTGTTGTGAACATAATTAAACACTGAAAATATGTCTTTGCAACCAAATATTTAAAGACTAAAGACAGGACAACCTATTGAAGAGATTGTATGTCTCTTCCTTACACCATTTACCTCAAACTAAATATGGCTTTCTATGATGATTCAAGTCTTTAAGGGTGGATGGAAATAATATATTTCCCCACAAATGCATAATTCTGTGATACACGATTGTATGACAAGATAAATTTACataaatacatgcatgcatactaAATTTACCAAACACTGGCCATGTATAAAACTATatctacacagaaaaaaaattatgcattaaatATAATCAGCATTATCCGTGAAGTTGGGGTTAGTAACCTAAATAATGTGTTAATTGCTAAAGGTCAGCTGTGTTGATATTAAAAGTTTGAACCACATTTGCAGAAGCTGACCAGGTTGTGTTTATACCTGACACACTCCGTTGACTCTGGCCTCGCTGCAAGATCCTGGTCTTTGGATGTCACCCCAAAGTGTATTGGGAAAAGCCCCCCCAGCAGTATGTCACCTGTCTTCTGGGCTCTCTGGTGTGGGCCATAGATCGAAATTACACCGCTGAAGCCAAGCAGAACCAGGTAAGCCAAGTAAAACCTCAGAGGACACCGCATTGCTTCAGTTGGCTTCAGTGGTCTTCATGAGGCAAGTTTTGGTATATCCACTAGTTTCGTCAATTGCCTCTTTTGccgattttttttcttctaaaatgctCTTGCTTCAGTTGATGGAGTCAACAGACAGTATGCAGATGGACCAACACATTTTTGAGCGGTGAAGGAGCTGGCGAGTCCACCCACATCACTGATCATATATGGGTCTATTTGCAGAGATGATGATTCTTTTGTTCCTTCCTCCAGTAAATTTCTCTCCTGTTCATTATATGATGGATCAAGGTAAACACGGCCCATGAAAGTGAATAACAGTAGATTGTGTTTGATTTTGGATTCCTCAGACAGTGTTTGGCTGAACGCTgaatattgctgaaaaataaagaaataaaagggacacttaaactgaaaaaaagaatgttcatttttatacAATGGTTACAGTACACTCTcggaaaaaaggtacaaaagttgtcactggtGCGAGACCCTTTAAAAAGATACTAATTTAGGGACTATTTAGGCACTGATATGCATCCTTCAGAGGTTTTTTCTGAGGTTTTGGTCTTTGAATTTGATTGGATGAGCAGCATAAAGTGCAACCATTCCCACCCACTTTTCCAGCTGCGTTGGTTCCGGAagtatttttcacatttatttttcccATAGGGATTTTTTAAAAAGTCAGTGTTTAAGAGTTATAAaccatgaaccaaaccaaccagtGAATCACAACTTTACAAACTTTGTTTTGAagctaaatatgtatttaaaaactgGACAAAAAAGCCAAAAGGTACTTAATGTATCTAAGAAGGGAAAAAACTACAATTCCATGAAGCATTGTGAATGACAATCAGATTAAAAGCATTAACCTAAAACTGATAGAAATACAAAACTACTGATTTAAAGATAGtaattttacatacagtatatatatatatatatatatatatatatgatatatatacatacatacagtacactgtatatgcacacacacacagtggagaTCAAAATAGAGAACAATTTATAaacacttgatttttttttattgttcaaacCTTGAAGGAATTTTAGTCGTAACAATACCATGCTAGTAGAACAGTGTTGTACAAAATTACCAAGGCACTTCAACAAAACTACATTCTCTTACAACTAAAATCTCTGAAGGTTACAGCAGTCGAAACTCAGTAGCAAGTGTAGAGGCCCTGCTTTGGGTGACTTCAGATTTTTCAGAGATTTTAGTTAGGTTTAGATCAGGACCCTCGGCCGGCCATTTCATTATTTCAATGTTTTCAGCTTCAAGGAACTGATTTATCCATTTTGCAGTGTGGGGGGAAGCATTGTCTTGGCAGATTGGGAGATGCTTGCAGGGAAGGAGCCGCATGTTGCCATCAGACC
Above is a window of Carassius carassius chromosome 4, fCarCar2.1, whole genome shotgun sequence DNA encoding:
- the LOC132129102 gene encoding extracellular calcium-sensing receptor-like — its product is MRCPLRFYLAYLVLLGFSGVISIYGPHQRAQKTGDILLGGLFPIHFGVTSKDQDLAARPESTECVRYNFRGFRWLQSMIFAIEEINNSSAFLPNITLGYRIFDTCNTVSKALEASLSFVAQNKIDSLNLDEFCNCTGNIPSTIAVVGASGSAVSTAVADLLGLFYIPQISYASSSRLLSNKNQYKSFMRTIPTDEYQAIAMAAIIDHFQWNWVIAIASDDEYGRPGIEKFENEMFHRDICIDLNVLISQYIDEAEIRRLADRIENSTAKVIAVFASGPDIEPLVKEMVRRNVTDRIWLASEAWAISSLVAKPEYLDVMGGTIGFALRAGHIPGFKEFLQEVHPKKSSHNEFVREFWEETFNCYLEDSPRNEDSENGSTSFRPLCTGEEDIASVETPYLDYTHLRISYNVYVAVYAIAQALQDILTCTPGKGLFANGSCADIRKVEAWQVLKQLRHLNFINRIGERVRFDNGSELSANYTIINWHRSPEDGSVVFKEVGYYSIHNKNGAKLSIDKTKILWNGRLTEVPFSNCSEECDPGTRKGIIDGEPTCCFECTECSDGEYSDHKDASVCSKCPNNSWSNGNHTSCFLKEIEFLSWTEPFGIALTLLAVLGVLLTAFVLGVFVQYRDTPIVKASNRELSFLLLFSLICCFSSSLIFIGEPQDWTCRVRQPAFGISFVLCISCILVKTNRVLLVFEAKIPTSLHRKWWGLNLQFLLVFLFTFVQVMISLVWLYNAPPGSYKNYDIDEIIFITCNEGSMMALGFLIGYTCLLAAVCFFFAFKSRKLPENFTEAKFITFSMLIFFIVWISFIPAYFSTYGKFVSAVEVIAILASSFSLLACIFFNKVYIILLKPSRNTIEEVRCSTAAHAFKAAAKATLRHSSSSRKRSGSVGGSSASSPSSSISLKTNGNEMDSPSTRRHSQKPRVSFGSGTVSLSISFEEARKNSVQ